Proteins encoded in a region of the Halanaerobiaceae bacterium ANBcell28 genome:
- a CDS encoding S-layer homology domain-containing protein: MLTKNKSLFIFILILFTIFSSFTYASGARDISNHWAQDYILNLLSNDIMSSYDDGNFKPNQAITRGEFSIALARHMNLVANYNTFFDDLVNYPEFERINALVENEIINGYPDDTFRPDQTITRAEMVAVIIRSLGVNNDDATINLRNNESFSDVPDNHWASNDIKIAEQLNLVSGDENSNFNPTDTLTRAETAKVISQLSRLKSDTGYITDVYPSSNKVSVNSLNGQRNVYDFNENTLVGRNNRFVELDEILSTDRVFIITDTTGQLQYAKAYGMVTQDDLATEISTMTQGFFQADEVMELSQGNFDLLQPKLQNSIREQLGVQGLSAHEINAIMSTDWDQLEELSRDRVSEAIAIQTGLPLDITRSLINGDWQRVSSYAQIELIQRLINGVLGSGIIS, encoded by the coding sequence ATGTTAACGAAAAACAAGTCTTTATTTATTTTTATTTTAATTTTATTTACTATCTTTTCTTCTTTCACTTATGCTTCTGGAGCAAGAGATATAAGTAACCATTGGGCTCAAGATTATATACTTAACCTCTTAAGTAATGATATCATGTCATCATATGATGATGGTAATTTCAAGCCTAATCAAGCCATAACTAGAGGTGAATTTTCTATTGCATTAGCCAGGCATATGAATCTTGTAGCAAATTATAATACTTTTTTCGATGACTTAGTAAACTATCCAGAATTTGAAAGAATTAATGCTTTAGTTGAAAATGAGATCATAAATGGATACCCTGATGACACCTTCAGACCAGATCAAACTATCACTAGAGCAGAAATGGTAGCTGTCATAATTAGATCTTTAGGAGTTAACAATGATGATGCTACTATCAATCTTAGAAATAATGAATCTTTTAGTGATGTTCCAGATAATCATTGGGCATCAAACGATATTAAAATTGCCGAACAACTAAATTTAGTAAGTGGAGATGAAAATTCTAACTTTAACCCTACTGACACTCTTACTAGAGCAGAAACTGCTAAAGTTATCAGCCAGCTATCAAGATTAAAATCAGATACTGGTTATATTACTGATGTATATCCTTCTTCTAATAAAGTATCTGTTAATTCACTTAATGGACAAAGAAATGTATACGATTTCAATGAGAATACTTTAGTTGGAAGAAACAATCGTTTTGTAGAATTAGATGAAATTCTATCAACAGATAGGGTCTTTATCATAACAGATACTACTGGTCAATTGCAGTATGCAAAAGCATATGGAATGGTTACACAAGATGATTTAGCAACTGAAATTAGCACTATGACACAAGGATTTTTCCAGGCAGATGAAGTCATGGAATTATCACAAGGAAATTTTGACCTATTACAACCAAAATTACAAAACTCTATTCGTGAGCAATTAGGTGTGCAGGGATTGAGTGCTCATGAGATTAATGCTATAATGTCTACTGATTGGGATCAATTAGAAGAACTCAGTAGAGATAGAGTCTCAGAAGCTATAGCAATCCAAACTGGATTACCACTTGATATCACAAGAAGTTTGATTAATGGTGACTGGCAACGAGTTAGCTCATATGCCCAGATTGAACTTATTCAACGTTTAATTAATGGTGTTTTAGGTTCAGGTATTATTTCTTAA
- a CDS encoding DUF1540 domain-containing protein has product MIIITEVKSHVHCTVSNCNWWSQPNLCVAEKILVVSDELAKDLVSEMDVEETNQIISQKGLSPINECAQSACKTFVPREQYLQGEGDKP; this is encoded by the coding sequence GTGATTATAATTACTGAAGTAAAATCACATGTTCACTGCACTGTAAGTAATTGTAACTGGTGGTCTCAACCTAATTTATGTGTAGCTGAAAAAATATTAGTAGTAAGTGATGAATTAGCAAAAGATTTAGTAAGTGAAATGGATGTGGAGGAAACTAATCAAATAATAAGTCAAAAGGGGTTATCACCAATAAATGAATGTGCTCAGAGTGCTTGTAAAACATTCGTGCCTCGGGAACAATACTTGCAGGGTGAAGGGGATAAACCATAA
- a CDS encoding Ku protein, which translates to MRTIWKGAISFGLVNVPIRLSTATNKKNISFKMLHDKCKSPVNMKRYCKNCKTDVEYSDLVKGYEYESDKYVILRDEDFDNIPIKSTKTIDIVDFVSLEEIDPIYYIKTYYLSPAEGGEKPYFLLKKSLEKTNKVAISKITIRNKESLAVVRVLDDALALETMYFADEVKKTQELNLENLEEKISLQEKEESLAIEIVNNLTAEFKPEKYTDEYREELLNIIREKIDGEEIETAKAPELDNKVLDLMERLKASVEASEKKSEESLKTENNNKEKVKGQRIG; encoded by the coding sequence ATGAGAACAATATGGAAAGGTGCAATAAGCTTTGGTCTAGTCAATGTTCCTATAAGACTGAGTACAGCAACTAATAAGAAGAATATTAGTTTTAAAATGTTACATGATAAATGTAAGTCTCCTGTTAATATGAAAAGATATTGTAAGAATTGTAAAACAGATGTTGAATACAGTGATTTAGTAAAAGGATATGAATACGAAAGCGATAAATACGTAATATTAAGAGATGAGGATTTTGATAATATTCCTATTAAATCAACTAAAACAATAGATATTGTAGATTTTGTAAGCCTAGAGGAGATTGATCCAATATATTATATTAAAACATATTACTTAAGCCCGGCGGAGGGTGGGGAAAAACCATATTTTTTGTTAAAAAAATCTTTAGAAAAAACAAACAAAGTAGCTATTAGTAAGATTACTATTAGAAACAAGGAAAGTTTAGCGGTGGTAAGAGTACTTGATGATGCACTGGCTTTAGAGACTATGTATTTTGCTGATGAAGTTAAAAAAACACAAGAATTAAACTTAGAAAACTTAGAAGAAAAAATAAGCTTACAAGAAAAAGAAGAAAGCCTAGCTATAGAAATAGTAAATAATCTTACAGCTGAATTTAAACCGGAAAAGTATACCGATGAGTATCGTGAAGAACTACTTAATATAATAAGAGAAAAAATAGATGGTGAAGAAATTGAAACAGCTAAAGCTCCAGAACTAGACAATAAGGTTCTTGATTTAATGGAAAGATTAAAAGCCAGTGTTGAGGCAAGCGAAAAGAAAAGTGAGGAAAGTCTAAAAACAGAAAATAATAATAAAGAAAAAGTAAAGGGACAAAGGATTGGATAA
- the ligD gene encoding non-homologous end-joining DNA ligase, protein MSTLLVDEYQVKLSNLDKTFWPKHNYKKSDLINYYIEIYPLIKNYLKDRPLSLQIFPDGVKGKSFFQKNAATHAPEWLSTTAIYSRHRQEAINWVMVNKLPDLIWIANSASIELHSWFSTYKKQDYPDFAVFDLDPPENPEFKRVIELAIKIKEILDELNIRSFLKTSGKAGLHIYIPLKNRYSYEDVKQFLRAVAEAIITQHPNLSTIEWRKKERQGKIYIDYRQNGRSKTLATPYSLRPTDDATISTPLEWKELNQNLNPKDFNLSTIIERIENKGDLWSNILLEKQELPHFLFK, encoded by the coding sequence ATGAGCACATTACTTGTTGATGAATATCAGGTTAAACTAAGCAACTTAGATAAAACTTTTTGGCCAAAACATAATTACAAGAAAAGTGACCTAATTAATTACTATATTGAGATTTATCCTTTAATAAAAAATTATTTAAAAGATAGACCACTATCTTTACAAATATTCCCTGATGGTGTTAAGGGAAAATCTTTTTTTCAAAAAAATGCAGCAACACATGCTCCTGAATGGTTAAGCACTACAGCAATATATTCTCGTCACCGACAAGAGGCCATTAATTGGGTTATGGTCAATAAATTGCCAGATTTAATTTGGATAGCAAATAGCGCTTCTATAGAACTACATAGTTGGTTTTCAACATATAAAAAACAAGACTATCCTGACTTTGCTGTATTTGATTTAGATCCTCCTGAAAATCCAGAATTTAAAAGAGTTATAGAACTTGCAATAAAGATCAAAGAAATACTAGATGAACTAAACATTCGCTCATTTCTTAAAACTTCCGGAAAAGCAGGACTACACATATATATTCCTCTTAAAAATAGATACAGTTATGAGGATGTCAAACAATTTTTAAGGGCAGTAGCTGAAGCTATAATTACTCAGCATCCAAATCTATCTACTATTGAATGGAGAAAAAAAGAACGCCAAGGAAAAATCTATATAGACTATAGACAAAATGGACGTAGCAAAACATTAGCAACACCATACTCATTACGTCCAACAGATGATGCCACTATATCTACACCGCTAGAATGGAAAGAATTAAATCAGAATTTAAATCCTAAAGATTTTAACTTAAGTACTATTATAGAAAGGATTGAAAATAAAGGGGACTTGTGGAGCAATATCTTATTAGAAAAACAAGAATTACCCCACTTTCTTTTTAAATAA
- a CDS encoding DUF1540 domain-containing protein, whose protein sequence is MFELANIKCSVENCAYWDSGNICGADSIEVSKNFFGNDDMEAGSIGANPSMSNQTKCLTFKPGKDKN, encoded by the coding sequence GTGTTTGAATTGGCAAACATTAAATGTTCTGTTGAAAACTGTGCTTACTGGGATTCAGGCAATATTTGTGGAGCAGATAGTATTGAAGTAAGTAAAAACTTTTTTGGTAATGATGATATGGAAGCTGGATCTATAGGTGCTAATCCGTCAATGTCTAACCAAACAAAATGTCTCACCTTTAAGCCTGGAAAAGATAAAAATTAA